In the genome of Hyalangium gracile, the window GGGCTCGCTGGCGTGCACGCCGCTCAAGCTGCTCTTCGGTTGGACGTGGCCCGTGCGCATCCGCAAGCTGGTGGGCCTGATGGCCTTCGCGTACGCGGTGCTGCACTTCCTCACCTACGCGGTGGCGGATCAGGGGCTCAAGCTCGGCCCCATCCTCGAGGACATCACGAAGCGGAAGTTCATCGCGGTGGGCTTCATCGCCCTGGTGCTGCTGGTGCCCCTGGCCGTCACCTCCACCAACGCCGCGGTGCGGCGCATGGGCTTCCCGGCCTGGCAGCGCCTGCACCGGCTCGTCTACGTGGCGGCGTCGCTGGGGGTGATCCACTTCGTCTGGCGGGTGAAGAAGGACGTCACCGAGCCCTTCATCTACGGCGCGGTGCTCGCGCTGCTGCTCGGCATCCGCGTGGTGGAGGCCGTGCGCAAGCGCCGCCGGGCCCGCCCCGCCCCGCGTCCCGCCTGAGCCAAGGCGAGGCACAGGCTGGAAATGCGAAGGGCCGGGCGTCCGCGCCTGCCTCCCGTCCTGCGGGGAGGGGCTGCGGCCTCGCTCGGCCCTGGGAACCGGAACGGATCCGGGTTCAGCTGTTGCGCGGCAGGATCGTATCCACCAGCGTCATCAGCTGCGCGCAGCTCACCGGCTTGCGCACGAAGGCGTTGATGCCCGCCTTCTGGCCCTGCGTGCGGACCTCGGCGACGTTCGGATCGCCCGTCATCATCAGGATGGGGGTGCGGGCCACGCGCGGGTTCTTGTTGGCGCGGACCTCCATGGCGAACTCCGCGCCATTCATGCCCTCCATCCGGAAGTCCGTGAGGACCAGATCCACCGCGCCCTGCTCGAGCACCTTCAGGGCTTCCTCCCCCGACTCGGCTTCGACGTACTCGAAGTTCCGAGCCATCAGATAGATCTTCAGCAGCGTCCGGATGGAGCGGCTGTCATCGACGAGAAGGACGCGCTGGGGCGTCCCGGTAGCGGCCTTCAGCACGGGACGAACCGACTCCACGGCGGGACGAGGAATGGAAATGGTTGCAACGGAGGAGAGCGTTCCGGCCTTCATAGGATCCTTCCCTCGTTCAGGTAACTCCCCCTGAACTGCACAACTGGAATAATGCAGGAAAGCCCGTCTGATGTCAAAACGAAGTGAAGGCCGCGAAACCGGGAAATCTTGAACAGGTGTGAGGGGAGGTAGGGCCACAGGGGCCCTACGAGGCAGCCCCTGTAATGACGGGAGCTTAGGGGACCTGAAGCACCTGGCCCTGACCTGCCACGGGGGGTAGCCCCAGGGCCTCGGCCAGGCCCGGGGACAGCTCGTTGGGCACGCGCCACACCTGTCCCGTGGACTGGATGACGATCACCGCGTAGCGCCCGGAAGGCATCTTCTGGAGCTGCGCGGGGGCGCTGGGGTTGCGCGCATCGAGCGCGATCGGGCGCACGGCCACGGTCAGCTCGTTCAGTGGGAGCACGGCGTCCATGCGCGGGCGGTTCTCGGCGTCATAGAGCCCCGGCGGGAGCGCGTCGTGGACGATGCCCGCGCTCAGCACCACGAGATCCGGCTGGCCGTCCGGCTGGCCGGTGAGGAACTGCGCGTAGTCCTCGCCCTCGGTGTCGAGCTCCCCGTTGTTGTCCACATCGTTCTCGTCGGTGAGGCCGGAGCCGCCATCGGCCAGCTTGCGCACCACGATGCGGGGCCAGAGGTCCGGCACCCCGTCTCGATTGGCATCATCCGGCGTGTTGTCCCCGTCCTCGTTCATGAAGCGCACGAGGAAGGCGGGCCTGCCCAGGTTCACTGCACCCTCGCGGATGGCGCGGGAGCGGAGCTTGAACACCTTGGTGCCGCCATTGGGCTCGATCGTCGAGGGGGCATTCACCAGCTCGAAGACGGGGCGGTCCACCGGCACGGTCGCCGAAGTGGCGAAGCTCACCGTGGCGCCCAGCACGGGGATGGGCGTGCCATCCTCGGCCGTGGTCACCTCGATGATGCGCGGCTTGAGGGTGGCGAGATCCAGCGCGGCTCCGCCCACGTCGCCCACGTTGGGCTCGCCGGTGACGGTGTACCAGGGGATGAAGTCCGGGCCGTGGCAGGGCGACGCGCCGTCATGGCACGTGTCCGTGTCGATGAAGCCCCGGAGCAGGTACTGGCCTGGGTGCACCAGGGGGAAGATGAAGGGCGCGGTGAACGGCCCCGCCGAGTGCGTGTCCTTCTCCGAGCCGAAGAGCTCCTCTCGGGGGATGACTTCGAAGGCGATGGGGCGCCCGGTGCCCTGCGGCGGTGGTGGGCGGTCGGCCTCGTAGAGGAACACCACGGCATTGCCGCGAGCGGGGCCCTGGACGACGACGCTGCCCTCGATGCGGGCAGCCAAGGTCTGCTGCTGCCGATCGCTGGTGGGCTTCACGGGCGGAGGCTCGCAGCCCAGCGTCAGGAGGGTGGAGAGGGTCAGGCCCGCGAGGACCAGCCCCTGGGGGCGAGAGAAGCTCATGGGGTCACCGTCAGGGTCGCGTAGACGCGGCGCTCGATGCGGTTGCCGAAGGGGTGCTGGGCGTGGGTGGCGCCCAGGTTCGAGCCCACCACCGCCACCGTCAGCTTGTCCTTCACCACCTCGTAGCCCACGCGGGCGTTGAGGACGGTGTAGGCGGGCAGGGGGTTGGAGAACAGCTCGATGGTCGTGGGGTCCGAGGCCGCGGGCTCACGCTCGATCCACTGGGTGCTCGAGGTGTAGGTCGCGTTGATGCCGAACTCCAGGTCCGAGCGCGTGCGGTAGGTAAGGCCACCGAAGAGCTTGATCTGCGGGGCCTGGCTGCACGGTCCACACTCGTCATCCGCCTCGTCGTCCGAGGCCACCTTCTGGAAGGCGCTGCTGAGCTTGATGCCCAGGCCGTCCACCGGGGCCAGGGAGACGCCCAGCTCCACGCCGCGCGAGGTATAGGTGGAGGACTCGTTCTGGAAGAAGGAGCGGCCCACCACGTAGCTGCCGGAGTCCGGATCGAACGAGTCGTTGGCCGGCAGGCGCTGCACCGGGGACAGGCCGATGAGGTTCTTCACCGTGTTCTGGTAGACGGCGACGTCCCAGTCCATGCCCAGCCGGGGGGCCTCGCCGCGGTAGCCCAGCTCGTAGGCCACCATGCTCTCGGGCTTGAGCATCCGGTTGCCCTCGGTGAGCGCGCTGGCGCCCGGCACGCCGGGAGCCGGGACGAGCAGGCTCGTGTAGCTCTCGAGGAAGGTCGGCACGCGGAAGGCGGACGCGGCGCTGACGCGGAAGGCCTGCCCCTCGAAGGGAAGGTAGATGGCGGACACGCGAGGCGAGTGCGCCAGGCCCGGCTTGCCCTCGTTCAGCAGCGGGTGGCGGTCCGCGCGGTAGGAGGCCAGCAGCCGCAGGGGCTCGACGGGGCGCCACTCGTCCTGCACGAAGGCCGCCGCGTGGAACTCCTCCTTCACCCCGCCGACGTAGCTCCACCCCACGCGCTTGAGGCGGCCCTCCGCTCCCACGTTGAGCAGGTGCTCCCCGCCCAGCTCGAACATCTTGCTGAAGAGCGCCTCGCCGTTGAAGACGTTGGAGGTGACGCGGGTGACCAGCGAGCGCTGGCCGATGGGCTCGAACTGGGGCCCCGCGTTCACGTTCACGTGGTTCCAGAAGGCCTTGAGCTTCACGGGCCCGAGGCTGGCGTCCGACTTGGCGTAGGCGGTGACGCCATCCATGAAGAAGTTGCGCAGCGTCCCCAGCGGGTAGAGCTCCGTGGAGAAGCGGTGCACGCCGGTGGACAGGCCCAGCTCCATGCCCGGCGAGAAGGTGTACTCGGTGGCCAGGTTGCCGCGAGCCCCGCGGTAGCCGATGTCCGCCATGGGCGCGCGCAGCACCATGTCCGGCCGGTCCTCGGCGAAGTCCTGGCTCCACTTGTCCATCTGCCCGTAGCCCACGGACAGCCGGTAGCGCAGCGCGCTGGCGGCCCCGTAGCTGACGAAGGAGCCGTTGACCGTCTTCCCGCCGCCCACCTGGGCGTGGATCTGCCGCTGCCCGGTGCCCGGCGCGCGGGTGATGATGTTGACGACGCCCAGCATCGCGTTGGCGCCGTACAGGGCGCTGCCCGGCCCGCGGATGACCTCGATGCGCTCGATCTCCTCCAGGACGATGGGGAAGCTGGACCACAGCGTCATGCCCAGGAAGTCCTGGTACTCGCTGCGGCCGTCCACCAGCACCAGCACCTTGTTGGCGATGCGCTGGTTGAAGCCGCGCAGCGACAGGTTGGCGCTGCCCACGCCCAGCGTCATCACGTCCGCGCCCGGCACGCGGCGCAGCAGCTCCACCAGGCTGGTGGCGCCCGAGAGGCGGATGTCCTCCGAGGTGATGACCGTGGTGGCGTTGGGCGCCTCCAGGGAGGACTGGGCGCGGCGGCTGGCCGTGACCACGCGCTCCTCGTACGGCACCGCGCTCGCATCCTCTGGCGCGGTGGTGCCGGCCGTCTGCGAGCCGGTCGCGGCTCCGGCGACGGGGACTCCCGGAGAGAGGGGCCCGGGCGTGGCGGAGGTCGCGGGCATGGCCTCCGCGCGGGCGATGGCCTTCTCCAGCCGCTCGACGAGCGCGGCCAGGGCCTGCGCGTCCGGCGCGGGGGCCTTGGGCGGCGCGGCGACGCTGGGCTCGGCGGTCTGGGCCGGCTCGGTCGACTTCACCGTCGCCTCCAGGCGCGCGATGGTGGCGCGCACCGCCTCCTTGTCGGGTGGGTTGGCGGCCAGGTAGCGGCGGTACCAGTCCAGCGCCTCGGCGGAGCGGCCCGCATCCAGGTACGCGCGCGCGATGTTGTAGAGGACGTTGGGGTGCGGCTTGATGGCGTAGGCCTCTTGCAGCTCCGCGATGCCCTGGTCGAACTGACCCTGGGAGATGAGGCTCATGCCATTACGGAAGTGGCGGCGCGCCTCGAGGCGCTCGTCGGCCAGGGCTGTCCCCGCGTAAAGGCATAGCGCGAGGACGCCCGCTCGCTTCAAGACTCCGGGCGTTTTCACTGGTAGGGATCGTCCTTGTAACCGCTCGAGTTCTGCGGCCGCTGCGGCCGCGAGCTCGGCTTCTTCTTCAGCTTCTGCGTGAAGCGGATCTCCGGGCCGTCACCCTCGGGGGTCGCGGTGACGCTCGAGTAGCCGCTGAGATCGAAGGTCAGCCTGGCGCTCGCCCGGCCCGAGGCGTCCGCGGGGACCTTCAGCTCCACGGGAGTGGGGCCCAGGGACTTGCCCGCGTACGTCACGCGCGCGCCGCTCGGCTCGCTGGTGATGACGAAGCGCACGAGCTGCGGCGCGGCCTCGGCCTCCTGGGGGGGCGGCTCCTCGGCGGAGGGACTCGCCGGCAGGGGCGGCAGATCCTCGGGGGTGAGCGCCTCGGCGACCTCGGAGCTCGGAGGGGGCTGCTGCGCGGGGGGCGCCGACGGGATGGCCACGGGCTGCGCGGGGGGCGGCAGCACCGGCTGAGGCGTGGGCGAGCGCAGGGCGAACACGAGCGCCACGGTGACGCCCACCAGCACCGCTCCGCCGAACAGGGCAATGGGCAGCGAGTTGCGACGCTTGCCGGCCTCCGGCTCCTCCACGGAGATGTCGAGCGACATGGTGGCGGCGCCCGAGGGAGAGATGGCCTGGTGGGGCGGCGCGATGGGCCCGGTGTGGGGCCCGGTGAGGGGCCCGCTGCCGGGGCTGGTGCCGAAGCTGTGGGGGCCGGAGTGCACGCCGCTGATGCCGGCGGAGG includes:
- a CDS encoding protein-methionine-sulfoxide reductase heme-binding subunit MsrQ, with amino-acid sequence MASPPLPWLKPAVLVGGLAPLALLALQGAQGTLGPNVIEAVLNQTGLMALIFLLGSLACTPLKLLFGWTWPVRIRKLVGLMAFAYAVLHFLTYAVADQGLKLGPILEDITKRKFIAVGFIALVLLVPLAVTSTNAAVRRMGFPAWQRLHRLVYVAASLGVIHFVWRVKKDVTEPFIYGAVLALLLGIRVVEAVRKRRRARPAPRPA
- a CDS encoding response regulator — protein: MKAGTLSSVATISIPRPAVESVRPVLKAATGTPQRVLLVDDSRSIRTLLKIYLMARNFEYVEAESGEEALKVLEQGAVDLVLTDFRMEGMNGAEFAMEVRANKNPRVARTPILMMTGDPNVAEVRTQGQKAGINAFVRKPVSCAQLMTLVDTILPRNS
- a CDS encoding TonB-dependent receptor domain-containing protein; translation: MKRAGVLALCLYAGTALADERLEARRHFRNGMSLISQGQFDQGIAELQEAYAIKPHPNVLYNIARAYLDAGRSAEALDWYRRYLAANPPDKEAVRATIARLEATVKSTEPAQTAEPSVAAPPKAPAPDAQALAALVERLEKAIARAEAMPATSATPGPLSPGVPVAGAATGSQTAGTTAPEDASAVPYEERVVTASRRAQSSLEAPNATTVITSEDIRLSGATSLVELLRRVPGADVMTLGVGSANLSLRGFNQRIANKVLVLVDGRSEYQDFLGMTLWSSFPIVLEEIERIEVIRGPGSALYGANAMLGVVNIITRAPGTGQRQIHAQVGGGKTVNGSFVSYGAASALRYRLSVGYGQMDKWSQDFAEDRPDMVLRAPMADIGYRGARGNLATEYTFSPGMELGLSTGVHRFSTELYPLGTLRNFFMDGVTAYAKSDASLGPVKLKAFWNHVNVNAGPQFEPIGQRSLVTRVTSNVFNGEALFSKMFELGGEHLLNVGAEGRLKRVGWSYVGGVKEEFHAAAFVQDEWRPVEPLRLLASYRADRHPLLNEGKPGLAHSPRVSAIYLPFEGQAFRVSAASAFRVPTFLESYTSLLVPAPGVPGASALTEGNRMLKPESMVAYELGYRGEAPRLGMDWDVAVYQNTVKNLIGLSPVQRLPANDSFDPDSGSYVVGRSFFQNESSTYTSRGVELGVSLAPVDGLGIKLSSAFQKVASDDEADDECGPCSQAPQIKLFGGLTYRTRSDLEFGINATYTSSTQWIEREPAASDPTTIELFSNPLPAYTVLNARVGYEVVKDKLTVAVVGSNLGATHAQHPFGNRIERRVYATLTVTP